A single genomic interval of Pseudomonas sp. FeN3W harbors:
- a CDS encoding DUF6746 family protein, with the protein MKTLIRTAVLALTAIIASHAFADAPPPRNLAEAVKQFSEYNARLDQALAQEQTPENMAQIHELTYTLKAALEKIVEEMDGLNDTLEEIHIASEAESAEEVSTYGADYLKTARTVIK; encoded by the coding sequence GTGAAAACGCTTATCCGCACCGCCGTTCTGGCGCTGACCGCCATCATCGCCAGCCATGCCTTCGCCGACGCACCGCCACCCCGCAACCTGGCCGAGGCGGTGAAGCAATTCTCCGAGTACAACGCCCGCCTCGATCAGGCCCTGGCGCAGGAGCAGACGCCCGAGAACATGGCGCAGATCCACGAACTGACCTACACGCTGAAAGCGGCGCTGGAGAAAATCGTCGAAGAAATGGACGGGCTGAACGACACCCTGGAGGAAATCCACATCGCCTCGGAAGCCGAGAGCGCCGAAGAAGTCAGCACTTACGGCGCGGACTATCTGAAGACCGCGCGGACAGTGATCAAGTAA